The sequence AGCGCGCGGGCGAGGAAGACGCGCTGCTGCTGCCCGCCCGAGAGCTGACCGATCTGCCGGTCGGCGAAGTCCGCCATGCCGACCCGCTCGAGGCAGGCGATCGCCCGCTCGCGATGGGCGCGGCGCACGAGGCGCAGGAGGCCGAGCTCGCGGTAGAGCCCCATCAGCACCACGTCGATCACGCGGGTGGGGAAGTCCCAGTCGACGCTCGCGCGCTGCGGCACGTAGGCGATGCGGGCGCGCGCCTGCGCCAGCGGCGCGCCGAACACGCTCACGCGGCCCGACACGGACGGCACGATGCCGAGCGCGGCCTTGAGCAGGCTCGACTTGCCCGCCCCGTTCGGCCCGACGATCGCCACCATGCTCTCCGGCGGCGCGACGAAGTCGACGGAGAACACGACCGGCTTCTCGCCGTACGACACCGTCATCTCGTGGACGGCGAACGGGCTGTCCGCATCGGCGGCGGCCTGCACCGCCCGTCCGTCCCGCGCCGCGAGCGCGACCTGTCCCTGCTGCAAGCGGTCCTCCTTCTCAGCTGCCCGCCGCGAGGCGCCCGCGCATGCCGCGCTCCGGCGCCTCCCCGCCCAACGCCCGGGCGATGGTCGTGGCGTTGTGGTCGATCATTCCGATATACGTGCCTTCATAGGTCCCCGGTTCGCCCATGGCGTCGGAGAACAATTCGCCGCCGATCTCGACCGTGTGGCCCCGCGCCGCCGCGCCCTCGACGAGCGCGCGGATGTTGCGGTCGGAGACCGAGCTCTCGACGAAGACGGCGCGGATGTCGCGGGTGACGATGAGGTCGACCAGCTCCTCGATGCGCTGGAGCCCGGCCTCGCTCTCGGTCGAGATGCCCTGGATGCCGAGCACCTCGTAGCCGTAGGCCGAGCCGAAATAGTTGAAGGCGTCGTGGGCCGAGAGCAGCACGCGCCCGTCCGCCGGCACCGAGCCGAGAACGCGGGTGGCGTAGCCCGAAAGCTCGGTCAGCTCGGCGAGGTGCGCCTCGGCGTTGGCGCGGAAGGCCGCCTCGCGCTCGGGCGCGACGGCGATCAGCGCGTCGCGGACGGCGATCACGACGCGCGACCACAGGTTCGGGTTCATCCAGACGTGGGGGTCGTGGCGGCCCTCGTAGTCGTCGTGGCCGATGAGCAGGTTCTCCGGCAGCGCCTCCGCCACGGCGACGACGGGCTGGCGCGCGGCGAGATCGAGGAGGAACTCCTCCATCTGCGCCTCGAGATAGAGGCCGTTCCAGAGCACGAGATCGGCGCCCGCGAGGGCGGCGATGTCGGTGCGGGTCTGGCGATAGGCGTGCGGGTCGACGCCCGGCCCCATCAGGGCGCGGACGTCGACGGCGTCGCCGCCCACGGCGCGCGCGGCGTCGGCGATCATGCCGGTGGTGGCGACCACGTCCACGGGCTCCGCCGCAGGCGCGGCGGTGGGAGCCAACGCCATGGGCAGGGCGAGCGCGGCCGCGAGGCCGGCGAGGGCGCCGAGCAGCGTGCGGCGGCGGGGGGCGGGCGTGTCGGCGGCGTGCATCCGTCGTCTCTCCTCGTCGTCGTCGAAACAGGATCCGGACCCGGATCCCGCGGCGCGCGACGACGCGGCCCCCGACCTTCGGGATGAGCTTCGCCCGTCGCGAAATCACGCGCAAGCCGCGGAGATTTCCTCGTCCTCCATACGCATATGGGAACGATTTGCATCTGTCAACGCTCTTGCGACCCATTTGCAGGTGGCTCTTGCAAATGCGTCGCATTTGGCTAGCGTGCCGCCCATGACGGTACGCGATTCCGATCTGGTCGAAGACCGCGCGCGGGAGCTCGAGGACGCCCTGCGCGCCAAGGGCGTGCGCATCACGCGCCAACGCGCGGCCCTGATCGAGGTTCTCTCCCGCGCCGAGGATCATCCGGACGCCACCGAGCTGCACCGCCGCGCGCAGGACATCGACGCGTCCGTCTCGCTTTCGACGGTCTACCGCACGCTCTCCGTGCTCGAGCAGCAGAACGTCGTCCACCGCCACGCCTTCGAGGGCGCGCCGGCACGCTTCGAGCCGGCCGACGCGCCCCACCACGACCACATCATCGACATCGAGACCGGCGACGTCATCGAGTTCCACAACGAGCGCATCGAGCGCCTCCAGGCCGAGATCGCCGCCGAGCTGGGCTACGACGTGGTGCGCCACCGGCTGGAGCTCTATTGCCGCAAGAAGACGGGCCGCTGATCGGGCGCCCGAACTCCCGGCCGGGCTCGATCGTTGCCGTTGCGAGACGAAGCCCACCCGCGCGACGCCCATCCGCGCGACGCCATCCCGCGAGGAGCCCGACCATGGAGATCGCCCTCGAGAAGGTCTGCGACCTGATCGTCCACGCCCGCGCCTACGACGTGAAGGAGGGCATGACCGACCCGCAATCCGGCTCGAACGAGACCGACGACCGCAATTTCGGCTCGCTCGCCGAGAGCGGCACGGACCGGACGGAGGAGGAGATGCGGCTCGTCCTCGACGGTCTGAACACCGACGAGGCCGCCTCCCTGATCGCCCTCGTCTTCCTCGGCCGCGGCGACATGGAGCCCCGCGAATGGCCCGACGCCTACCGTCTCGCCCACGAGCGGCTGGCGAGCGGCAGCCTGAAGGTGTCGGACTACCTGATGGGCATTCCCAATCTCGGCGATCTCCTGGACGAGGGCCTGGCCGGGCTCGGCATGAGCTGCGCCTGACGTCGGGCGCGCGGGCCGCGACGGCGCGTGCGGTTGACACGCCCGCGCGCGGGGCCTACGCGCGGCGGGTCCCCTCCCCGCCCGAGAGATCCATGTCCGAGCTCAACCCGCCCGCCGCCGAGGCGGCCCTCGCCGAGACCACGCTGCTGCCCGGCCTGTCCGCGGTCGCGCAGGCGTACGACGTCGTCTTCTGCGACGTCTGGGGCGTGATCCACAACGGCGTCGCCGCCTACGAGGCCGCGCACGACGCGCTCACGCGCTTCCGCCGCGCCGGCGGGACGGCGATCCTGATCTCGAACGCGCCGCGCCCCGGCACGGCGGTGATGACGCAGCTCGACCGCCTCGGCGTCCCGCGCGAGGCCTACGACGACATCGTCACCTCCGGCGACATGACGCGGATGACGGTGGAGGAGCGCATCGCCGAGCCGCTGTTCCACATCGGCCCGCCCCGCGACGCGCCGATCTTCGAGGGCCTGCCGACGCGCTTCGCCCCGGTCGAGGAGGCGTCCTACGTGGTCTGCACCGGGCTGTGGAACGACCGCGAGGAGACGCCCGACGACTATCGGGGCCTGTTCGAGCCGCTCGTCGCCCGCCGCGCGCCGCTGATCTGCGCCAACCCGGACATCGTGGTCGAGGTCGGCGGAACGCTCGTCTATTGCGCGGGCGCTCTGGCCACGCTCTACGAGGAGATGGGTGGGCCGGCGGTCTATTTCGGCAAGCCCCACGAGCCGGTCTATCGCGAGGCGCTCGCGCGCGCCGCGCGCCTGCGCGGCGAGGAGGTCCCCGTCTCGCGCGTTCTCGCCATCGGCGACGCGATCCGCACCGACATCGCCGGCGCGGCCGGCATCGGCGCCGACGCGCTGTTCATCGCCAAGGGCATCCACGCCGAGGATCTGAAGCTCGAGGCCGACCGCCTCGACCCCGAGATCGCCCGCGCCTTCTTCGCCGAGCAGCCGCATCGCCCGAAGGCGGCGATGGCGCTGCTCGGCTGGTGAGGCGGGCGGCCGGGGAACCGGTCGCGTCCGGCGGCTCACCCCCGCGCCGGCGCGACGACGCGGATCGCGTCGCCGGGCGCGATGACGCCGCCGCGCTCGACGAGGGCGACGAGGCCGCGCTTGCCGCGGGCGGCGGGGACGAAGGCGTGCGCGAGCTCGGGCCGGCCGTGGGCGTCGGCGAGCTTGCGGGCGGGCTGGCGGCAGGGCGGGTTCGGCTCCGTCACGAACAGCGTCGCGCCCGACGGGAACATCAGCCGCGTGCCGGGCGGCGTCGCGGTGAGGCCCGACGCCCCGGCGAGGACGAGGTTGGCGCCGAGGAGCGCCGGGTCGCAGACGGCGAGATCGAGCGTGGCGGCGATCTCCGCGAGCTCCTCCACCGAGACCAGCGAGACCTGGCGCGTGTTGGCGATCTCGGTCCCGCGCGGGTGCCAGGGCGTGCGCGCATCCGCCTCGCGCGTCGCGCCCGCATGCAGGTCGCCAGCGACGCCGACGCCGATCGCGAGCGTCGCCTCGGGCACGGGACGGGTGGCGAAATCGCGGCCCTCGGCGAGGAGGACGGTCTCGAGACGCATGGATGGGCGATCCTTCGTCATTCGTAGGTCGGCCGCAGGTCGATCGTGCGGCGCACGCCGATGTCGTCGTAATGCCGGTCGAGCCAGTCCCGCGCCGCGCTGCGGCCGCGCTCGAACAGCGTCTTCATCATGGTCCAGTCGGCGGTGCGCCGGGTGCGGGCGGGGAAATCGTCGAAATGCCCCGTCGGCTCGATCCGGTGGAGCAGGACGCGCTTGTAGTCGCCCTCGGCGAGCTTGCCCTCGTCGAGCAGGCGCGTGACGAAGTCGACGGCGCGCAATTCGCGCAACAAGGGCGCGTTGAAGGTGATCTCGGAGAGCCGATCGTGGATCTCGCCGCGGGTGCGCGGCGTCTCGCGCCGCTCGATCGGGTTGATCTGCACGAGCAGCACGTCGTTCGTCGAGACGCCGTAGAACAGCGGAAAGAGCGGCGGGTTGCCCATGTAGCCGCCGTCCCAGTAGGGCACGCCCTCGATCTCCACCGCCTTGAAGATCTCCGGCAGGCAGGCGGAGGCGAGCAGGTGGTCGACGGTGAGCTCGTTCTTCTCGAAGACCTTGACCTTGCCGGTCCAGACGTTGGTCGCCGAGATGAAGAGCTTCACCCCGCCGCATTCGCGCACCTCGTCGAAGCGGATCAGCGCCTCCAGCGCGTCCCGCAGCGGGTTGACGTCGAGCACGTTCTGGTAGGGGCTGGCGAAGCCCGAGAAGAAGTCGAGCCAGATCCGGAAGGGCGAGCGCTCGTCCGTCCAGAAGCCGAGCGCCTGGCGCACGATGCGGGCCTGGTAGGGCGGCAGCTCGCCGTCGAGGCTGATGTCGCGCCAGAAGTCGTGCAGGCATTGCCGCGCGCCCTCGGCGCCGCCGCGCCGCCAGCCCTCGGCCAGCACCACGGCGTTCATCGCCCCGGCGGAGGCCCCCGAGATCGCCTCGAAGGCGAGGCGCCCGTCCTCGATGAGATGGTCGAGCACGCCCCAGGTGAAGGCGCCGTGCGCGCCCCCGCCCTGGAGCGCGAGCGAGACGGCCTTCTCCGCCTTGGGCCCGGCGAGCCCGGGCAAGCCCGCCCGCTCGCTCATTGCGCGGTCCACCCGCCGTCCATCGACAGGTTCGCCCCGGTGATCTGGCTCGCGGCCTCCGAGCACAGGAACACCGCGGTGGCGGCCACCTGCTCGACGGTGACGAAGGCCTTGGTCGGCTGGGCCTTCAGGAGCACGTCCTCGATCACCTGCTCGCGGGTGAGGCCGCGCGCCTTCATCGTGTCGGGGATCTGCTTCTCGACGAGCGGCGTCCAGACGTAGCCCGGGGAGATGCAGTTGACCGTCACGCCGTGGGCGGCGGTCTCGAGCGCCACCGTCTTGGTGAAGCCGACGAGGCCGTGCTTCGCCGCGACGTAGGCGGACTTGTAGGGCGAGGCGACCTGCGAATGAGCCGAGGCGGTGTTGACGATGCGCCCCCAGCCGCGGCTCTTCATGCCCTCGACCACCAGGCGCGTGGCGTAGAAGGCCGAGGAGAGGTTGATCGCGATGATGCGGTCCCATTGCTCGACGGGGAAGTCCTCCACCGGCGCGACGTGCTGGACGCCGGCGTTGTTGACGAGGATGTCGACGGGCCCGAGCTCGCGCTCGGCGCGGTCCACGGCCATGGCGAGCTGATCGGGCTTCGAGACGTCGGCGCCGGACCAGGCGGCCTTGATCCCGTTCGTCTCGGCGAGCTCGCGCGCCATGGCCTCGCAGGCGTCGGTCTCGCCGAAGCCGTCGATCATCACGTTGGCGCCCTCGGCCGCGAGCGCCTTGGCGATCGCGAGCCCGATGCCGGAGGTGCCTCCGGTGACGAGGGCGGTCCGGTCCGTGAGCATCTTCATTGGTGTCTCCCGCGCGTGTTCGGCGGGCGAGAGACTAGGCGCACGCGGCCTCGAAAGGAAGATGCCGCAGCGCAGCAATACGGGGTCAGGCGTCGTTCGCCGGCGGGTCCCCCGCGCGCGCCGCCATCGGGGCGAGGCGCGCGTCCGCGAGCGCCTCGGCGAGGCGGGCCGAGTTCTCCTGCGGCGAGCGCGGCGGGCCGTCGAAGGTGACGGCCTGGATGTCGACGCCGGCGTTGAGCGAGCCGAGGATCAGGTTGAAGAACACCGTCACGTCCCGGTGGGCGAACTCGAGGTCGAGCGAGACCGCGGGCATGCCGCCCCATTGCAGGTCGACGTCGGCGCGCAGGCCGTAGCGGAGCGTGCCCGGCTTGAAGTGGAGCTCGGTCGAGGAGGCGACGAGGTCGTCGATGTTGCCGTGCTGCTCGGCATGGACGTAGCGGGCGAGGATGGCGAGATCGACGAGCCGCAACTCCGCAGCGACGCTCTGGATGGCGTCGGCGAGGATCTTCTCGCGCTCCTTCAGGCTCGGCCTCTTGCCCGATCGTTCCATAGAGTGAACACTTTCTTAACCTGCGTTCTCGACCTTGCGATAATAGAAGAAGTACAGAAGCTCCGCAACGATGCGGTAGAACTCCGGCGGGATCGGTCGGTCGACTTCCACAGCATCGTACATCGATCTTGCGAGAGGCTTGTCCTCGATGACGGGAATCCCGTGCGTTGCGGCGATTTCTCGGATCTTCAGCGCAACCAGGTCCTGCCCCTTGGCGACGACCACCGGCGCGCCGCCCTCCTCGCGGACGTAGCGCAGCGCGATGGCGTAGTGCGTCGGGTTGGCGATGACGATGGTGGCGCGCGGCACGTCGGAGATCATGCGCCGGCGGGCGCGGTCGCGGGCGAGCGAGCGCATGCGCGCCTTCACCAGCGGATCGCCCTCCGCCTGCTTGTGCTCGTCCTTGAGCTCCTGGCGGGTCATGCGCAGGTCCTTGCGCCATTTGAAGCGCGAGAAGGCGATGTCGGCGATCACCAGCACGACGATGGCGACGCACACCGCCGAGAGCAGGCGGATGGTGAGCGAGAGGATCAGCTCGGGGATCTGGGTGGGGTCGGAATACATGGCGTTCACCACCCGCCAGGCGTCGACGCGCGCCAGCAGCGCGACGACGGCGGAGACGACCAGGAACTTGACCACGGCCTTGGCGAGCTCGACCCAGCCCTGGACGCCGAACATGCGCTTGAATCCCTGGATCGGCGAAAGCCGGGAGAGCTTGGGCGTGATGCGGTCCTTGGCCATGCGCGGGGCGTTCTGCAGGACGCTCGCCGCGACGCCGTAGACCATGAGGACGCCGACGACGGGCGCGAGGAACGCGCCCATGCCGAGGGCGAGCACGTGCATGAGCGTGGTTGCGTCGCGCGCGTCATGGAGCGCGATCCCTCCCGGATCGTCGATCAGCCGCCGAAGGAGATCGACGATCTCCGCGGCCCCGTTGCCGATGACGAAGTGGGCGAGCGTGAGGGAGGCCAGGACGCCGGCGAACACGGAGGCCTCCTTGGAGACCGGCACGTTGCCCTTCTCGATCGCGTCCTTGATCTTCTTCTCGGTCGCTTCCTCCGTCCTGGATTCCTTGTCCTCCTCGGCCAAAGCCGCCTCCCTCTCCGGGCGCCGCCGATCAGCTGAAGAAGGCGCGCTCCTCCTGGTCCGAGTTGAGCTCGATCTCGCCGCGGCCGGCCATCTCGAGCGCGAGGTCGGTGATGGCGCGGCGCGCCTCGATCACCTCGCGCTGCGCCACCGGCTCGCCGGAGACGAGCTCGTGCTCGACCATTCGCCGCGCCCGCGAGCCGAGCGAGGAGAGGATCGCGTCGCGGAAGGCCGCGTCCGTACCCTTGAGCGCGGTGACGATGCGCTCGGTGGGAATCTGGTCGAGGATCGTCATGCGCGCGCGGGGCGCGAGCTTGACCACGTCCTCGAAGGTGAAGAGCAGGCCCTTGAGCACCTCGGCCGTCTTCGGCCGCGTGTCCGCCAGCGACTGGAGCACGTCCTCCATCTGGTCGCGCTCCATCTTGTTGATGATGTCCGCCATGCGGGCATGGGTGTCGGTGCCCATGTTGCGGGCGAAGTTGAGCATGAAGTCCTCGTGCAGCGTCTTCTCGACGATGCGCATGGTCTCCTCGACCACGGGCTTGAAGGACAGCATCCGGCGCATGAGCGAGTTGCGCAGGTCGTGCGGCAGGAGGCCCATGACCTTGGCGGCGCAGGACGGCTTCACCTTGGAGAGGATGAGCGCGGCCGTCTGCGGGTGCTCCTTCGTCAGGTAGGCGGCGAGGATCTGCTCCGAGACGCCGGAGATCCGCTCCCAGATCGAGCGGTTAGCGTTGCCGAGCACGTCCGACATGATGTCGGAGACCTGATCCGGCGGCAGCACGCCGGTGAGCAGCCGCTCCACCTCCTGGGCCGTGCCGTAGAGGCTCGTGCCGTTGGAGATGTCGCCGGCGAACTCCTCGACGAGCGCCTCGAGCTCGGGCGCCGAGATCGGGCCGAGATCGGCGGCGGCGCGGGAGATGGTCTTGAGCTCCTCCGGATCGAAGCGGGCGAGGAGCCGGCCGGCGGCGTCCTTGCCGAGCGCGAGGAGCAGGGCGGCGACCTTCTCCGCGCCCTGCAGCATGCGCGGGGCGGGCGGGCCGGCGGCGAGCGTCGCGGGAATGGCCATCGCGCCCTCTCCCCTCAGGCGCCGGGCGCGGCCGCGCCGACGATCTCGGTCAGCGAGACGCCGAAGCGGGAATTGTCGTCCTCGACCACGACCACCTCGCCGCGGGCGACGACGCGGCCGTTGACGACGACGTCGACCGGCTCGCCGACCCGGTGGTCGAGCGGCACGACCGCGCCGCGGCCGAGCTTCATCAGGTTCGAGACCGGCATCGTCGCCGAGCCGAGCACGACCTGCAGCGAGACGGGGATGCGCATGATGGCGTCGAGATTGCCGCGGGCGCGGGCCTCGCCGATGGTCTCGGCGGCGGCCTCGGCGGCCGGTCCCTTTCCGAGGGAGACGCCCTCGGTCTCGGCGACGGTCGCGTCGGCGGCGAGGTCGGCGGCGGCGAACTCGGCGGGCTTGGCGGTCTTCTTGGCGGGCATGGATCTCTCTCCGGATGAACGGGGCGCGCGGGGGCTCAGGCCTCGTCGGGCAGGCGCTTCACGACGACGGTGGGCCAGGAATAGGGCTTGGGCTTCTGGTCGGACCGCGGCTGGAAGGGCGCGGGCGTCGCTTCCGGCGCGGGCGTCTCCTGCGGCGCGGGCGGGGCGATCGCCTCCGGCGCGGGCTCCTCCGCGGCGGCGGCGGCGCCCGGCGCGGCGGCGCGCACGGTCTCGAGGCGGGAGACGACCTCCCTCGCCTCCTCGATGCGCTCGCCGAGCGCGGCGAGGACGCGCGCGCCCTCGGTCTGGACGCTGTCGACGGCGCGCTCGACGCCCTCCATCGCGCGCCCGGTCTGGGCCAGCACCGCGGCGTATTCCTCGTTGTAGGCGCGGAAGCGGCGGAACTCGCGGCGCAGGCCGACGGCGTAGGCGGCGGTGGCGAGGAGCGCCACGATCAGCACGAGGTCGAGGAGCGAGACCGCGTCAAGCGGAAGCGAGGTCATCGAAGAACTCCTGGTCCTCGTCGATCACGTCCTCGACCTGCAGCATGTAGGCGCCCTGCGACTGGCCCAGCCGGCAGCGGAAGAGCGCCTGGCCGTTGCACTCGAGCCGCACCAGCGTCGCGGGCGTCGCCTGCAGCTCCAGCACTTGGCCCACCTGCAAGCCGGCCACGTCCCCGAGGTCGACGGTGCGCTCCTCGAGCACGGCCTCGAGCGAGACCGTGGTGCGCGAGACCTCCGACTGCATCTGCTTCGACC comes from Salinarimonas sp. and encodes:
- a CDS encoding metal ABC transporter solute-binding protein, Zn/Mn family — its product is MHAADTPAPRRRTLLGALAGLAAALALPMALAPTAAPAAEPVDVVATTGMIADAARAVGGDAVDVRALMGPGVDPHAYRQTRTDIAALAGADLVLWNGLYLEAQMEEFLLDLAARQPVVAVAEALPENLLIGHDDYEGRHDPHVWMNPNLWSRVVIAVRDALIAVAPEREAAFRANAEAHLAELTELSGYATRVLGSVPADGRVLLSAHDAFNYFGSAYGYEVLGIQGISTESEAGLQRIEELVDLIVTRDIRAVFVESSVSDRNIRALVEGAAARGHTVEIGGELFSDAMGEPGTYEGTYIGMIDHNATTIARALGGEAPERGMRGRLAAGS
- a CDS encoding 3-hydroxybutyrate dehydrogenase; its protein translation is MKMLTDRTALVTGGTSGIGLAIAKALAAEGANVMIDGFGETDACEAMARELAETNGIKAAWSGADVSKPDQLAMAVDRAERELGPVDILVNNAGVQHVAPVEDFPVEQWDRIIAINLSSAFYATRLVVEGMKSRGWGRIVNTASAHSQVASPYKSAYVAAKHGLVGFTKTVALETAAHGVTVNCISPGYVWTPLVEKQIPDTMKARGLTREQVIEDVLLKAQPTKAFVTVEQVAATAVFLCSEAASQITGANLSMDGGWTAQ
- a CDS encoding TIGR01459 family HAD-type hydrolase — its product is MSELNPPAAEAALAETTLLPGLSAVAQAYDVVFCDVWGVIHNGVAAYEAAHDALTRFRRAGGTAILISNAPRPGTAVMTQLDRLGVPREAYDDIVTSGDMTRMTVEERIAEPLFHIGPPRDAPIFEGLPTRFAPVEEASYVVCTGLWNDREETPDDYRGLFEPLVARRAPLICANPDIVVEVGGTLVYCAGALATLYEEMGGPAVYFGKPHEPVYREALARAARLRGEEVPVSRVLAIGDAIRTDIAGAAGIGADALFIAKGIHAEDLKLEADRLDPEIARAFFAEQPHRPKAAMALLGW
- a CDS encoding patatin-like phospholipase family protein, with amino-acid sequence MSERAGLPGLAGPKAEKAVSLALQGGGAHGAFTWGVLDHLIEDGRLAFEAISGASAGAMNAVVLAEGWRRGGAEGARQCLHDFWRDISLDGELPPYQARIVRQALGFWTDERSPFRIWLDFFSGFASPYQNVLDVNPLRDALEALIRFDEVRECGGVKLFISATNVWTGKVKVFEKNELTVDHLLASACLPEIFKAVEIEGVPYWDGGYMGNPPLFPLFYGVSTNDVLLVQINPIERRETPRTRGEIHDRLSEITFNAPLLRELRAVDFVTRLLDEGKLAEGDYKRVLLHRIEPTGHFDDFPARTRRTADWTMMKTLFERGRSAARDWLDRHYDDIGVRRTIDLRPTYE
- the fliN gene encoding flagellar motor switch protein FliN; amino-acid sequence: MPAKKTAKPAEFAAADLAADATVAETEGVSLGKGPAAEAAAETIGEARARGNLDAIMRIPVSLQVVLGSATMPVSNLMKLGRGAVVPLDHRVGEPVDVVVNGRVVARGEVVVVEDDNSRFGVSLTEIVGAAAPGA
- the flhB gene encoding flagellar biosynthesis protein FlhB, translated to MAEEDKESRTEEATEKKIKDAIEKGNVPVSKEASVFAGVLASLTLAHFVIGNGAAEIVDLLRRLIDDPGGIALHDARDATTLMHVLALGMGAFLAPVVGVLMVYGVAASVLQNAPRMAKDRITPKLSRLSPIQGFKRMFGVQGWVELAKAVVKFLVVSAVVALLARVDAWRVVNAMYSDPTQIPELILSLTIRLLSAVCVAIVVLVIADIAFSRFKWRKDLRMTRQELKDEHKQAEGDPLVKARMRSLARDRARRRMISDVPRATIVIANPTHYAIALRYVREEGGAPVVVAKGQDLVALKIREIAATHGIPVIEDKPLARSMYDAVEVDRPIPPEFYRIVAELLYFFYYRKVENAG
- a CDS encoding Fur family transcriptional regulator, with the translated sequence MTVRDSDLVEDRARELEDALRAKGVRITRQRAALIEVLSRAEDHPDATELHRRAQDIDASVSLSTVYRTLSVLEQQNVVHRHAFEGAPARFEPADAPHHDHIIDIETGDVIEFHNERIERLQAEIAAELGYDVVRHRLELYCRKKTGR
- a CDS encoding metal ABC transporter ATP-binding protein, translating into MQQGQVALAARDGRAVQAAADADSPFAVHEMTVSYGEKPVVFSVDFVAPPESMVAIVGPNGAGKSSLLKAALGIVPSVSGRVSVFGAPLAQARARIAYVPQRASVDWDFPTRVIDVVLMGLYRELGLLRLVRRAHRERAIACLERVGMADFADRQIGQLSGGQQQRVFLARALAQDADLYLLDEPFAGVDAATEKAIIDVLKSLKAERRTVVAVHHDLATVADYFDHLLLVNVRKIADGPVATTFTAENLQATYGGRLATAHIDQLKLAGA
- a CDS encoding flagellar motor switch protein FliG; the protein is MAIPATLAAGPPAPRMLQGAEKVAALLLALGKDAAGRLLARFDPEELKTISRAAADLGPISAPELEALVEEFAGDISNGTSLYGTAQEVERLLTGVLPPDQVSDIMSDVLGNANRSIWERISGVSEQILAAYLTKEHPQTAALILSKVKPSCAAKVMGLLPHDLRNSLMRRMLSFKPVVEETMRIVEKTLHEDFMLNFARNMGTDTHARMADIINKMERDQMEDVLQSLADTRPKTAEVLKGLLFTFEDVVKLAPRARMTILDQIPTERIVTALKGTDAAFRDAILSSLGSRARRMVEHELVSGEPVAQREVIEARRAITDLALEMAGRGEIELNSDQEERAFFS
- a CDS encoding DUF3775 domain-containing protein, yielding MEIALEKVCDLIVHARAYDVKEGMTDPQSGSNETDDRNFGSLAESGTDRTEEEMRLVLDGLNTDEAASLIALVFLGRGDMEPREWPDAYRLAHERLASGSLKVSDYLMGIPNLGDLLDEGLAGLGMSCA
- a CDS encoding MOSC domain-containing protein encodes the protein MRLETVLLAEGRDFATRPVPEATLAIGVGVAGDLHAGATREADARTPWHPRGTEIANTRQVSLVSVEELAEIAATLDLAVCDPALLGANLVLAGASGLTATPPGTRLMFPSGATLFVTEPNPPCRQPARKLADAHGRPELAHAFVPAARGKRGLVALVERGGVIAPGDAIRVVAPARG